A genomic segment from Desulfovibrio oxyclinae DSM 11498 encodes:
- a CDS encoding PD-(D/E)XK nuclease family protein, translating to MEPIRIIPWTDRFVEGLGAELATRPDLHRHTVVFTHDRPRRYLREYFKQCPDLPRPCRMPEISHMGCFVQGIRDELSGPMRQANRLDRIELLYRTVHDLRREGRGLLGQLPELEREQFLPWGARLADLMEDLFRQDADPVDIRLAGGEVADYASALLEQLSAVHESYLDKLDRLGWTTPGLDLRFAAANTDAAAELFRDRRIVAAGFYALSRSEDMLMKSLWQRGLLEVWWHSDPELAEHRKGHWAVFEHRDWQRLWRAPVEVYGNATERTPDLRFVEGFDRHSQLKALGEELRAHPEHDDTAVVLPDPGALMPVLHHLPEEDVNISMGYPLDRTPLARLLDILIRLQENRDENGLYLWKDCVALLRHPFIRMLGGDEYRRTLHLHEGELRLGPARVDPRHWEPPFGEAPLDDVLPHAVEPVRREMLGTCLSGFATVETLAALADALEGLGRLLHEQGKDVLNAHLIDAECLYRLLQGTAPALRDTLASHEPFKQPVLFAMLRQELSAERVSFEPEPLSGMQVLGVLETRLLHFRKLILLDAVEERIPGTNPHDPLLPDTLRLELGLPGVRRRDYVAAYNFHRLIKGADEAVILYQSGENPGLLDSKSIRSRFVEQLLWEEEKKLGHVVEVGKSDLLRPVTMRSSAVPTDVPGIPVTEEIRAELLKRLEKKPLSPSRLDTYLRCPKLFFFEYMAGIREDSRPEDELSSHVGNAIHDTLESFLTPHLGRSVDVSGLGADILTSTFEEQLAENSVFRHLPFDVFETIRRTGRERLLSFLHSQGTATPLALEKGYEGSIEFDGRSIPFFGKLDRVDRRQGGIVILDYKTGTIKKPAAKFWEGELWDRMASHDPDAPDPLLLPDLYKSLGSVQLPAYLHIYKNDTGETPWDAALVELKDKGEEKPLFPKKWEEADRAEIIDDMIPRLLGFALRHMTAAQSFEAVTGRHCDWCAFRRSCGS from the coding sequence ATGGAACCCATACGCATCATCCCATGGACAGACCGTTTCGTCGAAGGCCTCGGCGCGGAACTGGCGACTCGGCCCGATCTGCACAGGCACACCGTGGTCTTCACCCACGATCGTCCACGTCGTTATCTGCGTGAATATTTCAAGCAGTGCCCTGACCTGCCGCGCCCCTGCCGAATGCCCGAAATCTCGCACATGGGATGCTTCGTACAGGGGATTCGCGACGAACTTTCCGGCCCCATGCGGCAGGCAAACCGGCTGGACCGCATCGAGTTGCTCTACCGCACCGTACACGACCTGCGACGCGAAGGGCGCGGGTTGCTCGGACAGCTGCCCGAGTTGGAGCGCGAACAGTTTTTGCCCTGGGGGGCGCGGCTTGCGGACCTCATGGAAGACCTGTTCCGTCAGGACGCCGACCCTGTGGACATCCGTCTGGCTGGTGGCGAAGTGGCCGACTACGCATCCGCCCTGCTTGAACAGCTGTCCGCCGTTCATGAAAGCTATCTTGACAAACTCGACCGGCTTGGCTGGACCACACCAGGATTGGACCTTCGCTTCGCCGCCGCCAATACCGACGCCGCGGCCGAACTGTTCCGGGACCGACGCATCGTGGCTGCCGGATTTTACGCCCTGTCGCGTTCCGAGGACATGCTGATGAAGTCCCTCTGGCAGCGCGGACTGCTTGAGGTCTGGTGGCATTCCGATCCCGAACTGGCCGAACATCGCAAGGGGCACTGGGCGGTCTTCGAGCATCGCGACTGGCAACGCCTCTGGCGCGCCCCGGTGGAAGTGTACGGCAACGCAACCGAACGAACCCCGGACCTGCGTTTCGTGGAAGGATTCGACCGCCACTCGCAGCTCAAGGCGCTCGGCGAAGAATTGCGGGCACACCCGGAACACGACGACACCGCCGTGGTGCTGCCCGATCCCGGCGCCCTCATGCCCGTACTGCATCATCTGCCCGAGGAGGACGTAAACATCTCCATGGGCTACCCGCTGGACCGCACGCCGTTGGCCCGGCTGCTGGACATCCTCATACGCCTTCAGGAAAACCGGGACGAAAACGGACTGTACCTCTGGAAGGATTGCGTGGCCCTGTTGCGACACCCCTTCATCCGGATGCTCGGCGGCGACGAATATCGCCGCACCCTGCACCTGCACGAGGGAGAATTGCGCTTGGGCCCGGCCCGCGTGGATCCCCGCCATTGGGAGCCGCCGTTCGGGGAAGCACCGTTGGACGACGTGCTTCCGCACGCAGTGGAGCCGGTGCGCCGGGAAATGCTCGGCACCTGCCTCTCCGGCTTCGCAACCGTGGAGACACTCGCCGCCCTCGCGGACGCACTGGAAGGCCTCGGCCGCCTGCTGCACGAACAAGGCAAGGACGTACTGAACGCCCACCTCATCGACGCGGAATGCCTGTACCGCCTGTTGCAGGGAACCGCCCCCGCGCTGCGTGACACGCTGGCCTCGCACGAGCCGTTCAAGCAGCCCGTGCTGTTCGCCATGCTGCGGCAGGAGCTTTCGGCAGAGCGTGTCTCCTTCGAACCGGAACCGCTGTCCGGAATGCAGGTGCTCGGCGTGCTGGAAACGCGCCTGCTGCATTTTCGCAAGCTCATCCTGTTGGACGCGGTGGAGGAACGCATCCCCGGCACCAACCCGCACGACCCGCTGCTTCCCGACACCCTGCGGCTTGAACTGGGACTCCCCGGGGTACGCCGCCGGGACTATGTGGCCGCCTACAACTTTCATCGGCTCATCAAGGGCGCGGACGAGGCGGTCATCCTGTACCAATCCGGAGAGAATCCGGGGCTGCTCGACTCCAAGAGCATCCGGAGCCGCTTCGTGGAACAACTGCTCTGGGAGGAGGAGAAAAAACTCGGACACGTTGTGGAGGTCGGCAAGTCCGACCTGCTCAGGCCCGTGACCATGCGCTCCAGCGCCGTACCGACGGACGTGCCCGGAATACCCGTCACCGAGGAAATCCGCGCCGAACTGCTGAAACGATTGGAGAAGAAACCCCTCTCACCGTCCCGGCTGGACACCTACCTGCGTTGCCCGAAGCTGTTCTTCTTCGAATACATGGCGGGCATCCGCGAGGACAGCCGTCCCGAGGACGAACTCTCCAGCCACGTGGGCAACGCGATCCATGACACGCTGGAATCATTCCTGACACCACACCTCGGCCGTTCCGTGGATGTAAGCGGGCTCGGTGCGGACATTCTGACCAGCACGTTCGAGGAACAACTCGCCGAAAACTCGGTTTTCCGACATCTCCCCTTCGATGTCTTTGAAACGATTCGTCGCACCGGGCGCGAACGGCTGCTTTCCTTCCTGCACAGTCAAGGGACCGCCACACCGCTGGCACTTGAAAAGGGCTATGAGGGGAGCATCGAATTCGACGGCAGGAGCATTCCCTTTTTCGGCAAGCTCGACCGCGTTGACCGCAGGCAGGGCGGCATCGTCATCCTCGACTACAAGACCGGGACCATCAAGAAGCCCGCCGCCAAATTCTGGGAGGGCGAGCTCTGGGACCGCATGGCAAGCCACGATCCCGACGCCCCGGACCCATTGCTGCTGCCCGACCTGTACAAGTCACTCGGCAGTGTCCAGCTCCCGGCATATCTGCACATCTACAAGAATGACACGGGCGAGACGCCTTGGGATGCCGCGCTGGTGGAACTCAAGGACAAGGGCGAGGAAAAACCGTTGTTTCCCAAAAAATGGGAAGAGGCCGACCGCGCCGAAATCATCGACGACATGATTCCCCGCCTGCTCGGGTTCGCCCTCAGGCACATGACCGCGGCGCAAAGTTTCGAGGCGGTCACCGGACGCCACTGCGACTGGTGCGCCTTCCGCCGTTCCTGCGGCAGCTAG
- the lhgO gene encoding L-2-hydroxyglutarate oxidase produces MKKHDVIICGAGIIGLCIARELVARGYRDILVMDKESHPGMHASGRNSGVLHAGIYYDPGTLKARMCLEGNRLMREYCRENSLPLFESGKVIVARNSSEVHTLFELERRATANGGNVEIIDERQLEELEPNARTAGKALHSPLTAVVDPKSILKSLVRDLERSGKVRFQWGSRFVKAGRNFITTDTDDLAYGLFINAAGAYSDKVAHSFGAGMDYRLIPFKGIYKTLRRPAADQIRGSIYPVPNINNPFLGVHFTRNVHGEVYLGPTAIPAFGRENYGLLRGIDAEAPAILWRDALMFLNNRKFRSVALEEPRKYLSSCFFSDACDLVKELRPEDVKDSPKAGIRPQLVNLRTHELVMDFMVEKVGNSVHVLNSISPAFTSAMSFSRMVTVEYIDK; encoded by the coding sequence ATGAAAAAACACGACGTCATCATCTGCGGTGCCGGAATCATCGGCCTGTGCATAGCGCGGGAACTGGTCGCTCGCGGATACCGGGACATTCTGGTCATGGACAAGGAATCCCATCCCGGAATGCACGCCTCCGGGCGAAACTCCGGAGTGTTGCACGCGGGCATCTACTATGATCCCGGTACGCTCAAGGCGCGCATGTGCCTTGAAGGCAACCGACTGATGCGCGAATATTGTCGCGAGAACTCCCTGCCGCTTTTCGAGTCCGGCAAGGTCATCGTGGCCCGCAACAGCTCGGAAGTCCACACGCTGTTCGAACTGGAACGGCGCGCCACGGCCAACGGCGGCAACGTGGAGATCATCGACGAACGACAACTCGAAGAATTGGAGCCTAACGCCCGCACCGCGGGGAAAGCCCTGCACTCCCCCCTCACCGCCGTGGTGGACCCGAAAAGCATCCTCAAGAGCCTCGTGCGCGACCTTGAACGTTCCGGCAAAGTCCGGTTCCAGTGGGGAAGCCGTTTCGTGAAAGCCGGACGCAATTTCATCACCACCGACACTGATGATCTGGCGTACGGCCTGTTCATCAACGCCGCCGGGGCCTACTCAGACAAGGTGGCCCACTCCTTCGGCGCGGGCATGGACTACCGGCTGATACCGTTCAAGGGCATCTACAAGACCCTTCGTCGCCCTGCCGCCGACCAGATACGGGGCAGTATCTACCCCGTGCCGAACATCAATAATCCGTTTCTGGGAGTGCATTTCACCCGCAACGTCCATGGCGAAGTCTACCTCGGCCCCACCGCCATTCCCGCATTCGGCCGCGAGAACTACGGCCTGCTGCGCGGCATCGACGCCGAAGCCCCGGCCATTCTGTGGCGCGACGCGCTCATGTTCCTCAACAACCGCAAATTTCGCAGCGTTGCACTGGAAGAACCCCGTAAGTATTTGTCATCCTGCTTCTTCAGCGATGCCTGCGACTTGGTAAAGGAGCTTAGGCCTGAGGACGTGAAAGACAGCCCCAAGGCGGGCATCCGTCCCCAGCTCGTGAACCTGCGAACGCATGAACTCGTTATGGATTTCATGGTGGAAAAAGTGGGCAATTCCGTGCATGTGCTCAATTCGATTTCTCCGGCCTTCACCAGTGCAATGAGCTTTTCCCGAATGGTAACAGTGGAATACATCGACAAGTAA
- a CDS encoding NAD(P)H-dependent flavin oxidoreductase, with translation MKLPTLKFGDLAAKMPIIQGGMGVGISLSGLASAVANQGGVGVIATSMIGMRDPQRAKDPHAADIRALTEEIRTAREKMNDGLLGVNIMCALTNFADMVSTSIKENVDIVFSGAGLPLDLPKYAREASDNLKQEVRTKLVPIVSSGRAAKIISKKWLSKYGYLPDGFVVEGPKAGGHLGFKPEEIDNPDYQLEKIVSDVVETVKPFEDQHGRAIPVIAAGGVYSGEDIGKYLALGASGVQMGTRFVATEECDADIEFKQAYVNAKQEDVGIIKSPVGLPGRAIMNNFLNSVSDGLRKPKKCVHKCLHSCAEENSPYCIAQALVNAYKGKLKHGFAFAGANAYLVDKIVTVQELMTSLSEEFDRRWSSVEEFGRDLAKKK, from the coding sequence ATGAAACTCCCTACTTTGAAGTTTGGAGATCTCGCCGCCAAAATGCCCATCATTCAGGGTGGCATGGGTGTCGGCATCTCCCTTTCAGGTCTTGCGTCCGCAGTAGCCAATCAGGGCGGTGTGGGCGTCATCGCAACATCAATGATCGGCATGCGTGACCCGCAGCGAGCCAAGGATCCGCACGCCGCGGATATTCGCGCACTCACCGAGGAAATCCGCACGGCCCGTGAAAAAATGAACGACGGACTGCTCGGCGTGAACATCATGTGCGCGCTGACCAACTTCGCGGACATGGTCTCCACCTCCATCAAGGAGAACGTGGATATCGTCTTTTCCGGCGCCGGGCTCCCGCTCGACCTGCCGAAATACGCCCGCGAGGCATCGGATAATCTGAAGCAGGAAGTGCGCACCAAGCTGGTGCCCATCGTGTCCTCCGGACGCGCCGCCAAGATTATCTCCAAGAAGTGGCTGTCCAAGTACGGCTACCTTCCCGACGGCTTCGTGGTGGAAGGCCCCAAGGCGGGCGGCCACCTCGGCTTCAAGCCCGAGGAAATCGACAATCCGGACTACCAGCTCGAAAAGATCGTCTCCGACGTTGTCGAGACCGTGAAGCCTTTCGAGGACCAGCACGGTCGCGCCATCCCCGTCATCGCGGCGGGCGGCGTGTACAGCGGCGAAGACATCGGAAAATATCTGGCTCTGGGCGCTTCCGGCGTGCAGATGGGAACCCGCTTCGTGGCCACCGAGGAATGCGACGCGGACATCGAGTTCAAGCAGGCGTACGTCAACGCGAAGCAGGAGGACGTGGGCATCATCAAAAGCCCGGTCGGCCTGCCCGGACGCGCCATCATGAACAACTTCCTCAACTCGGTTTCCGACGGCCTGAGAAAGCCCAAGAAGTGCGTGCACAAGTGCCTGCACTCCTGCGCCGAGGAAAACTCGCCCTACTGCATCGCGCAGGCTCTGGTGAACGCATACAAGGGCAAGCTGAAACACGGCTTCGCCTTTGCGGGCGCCAACGCCTACCTCGTGGACAAGATCGTCACCGTCCAGGAGCTGATGACTTCCCTTTCCGAAGAGTTCGACAGACGCTGGAGCAGCGTCGAAGAGTTCGGAAGGGATCTGGCTAAAAAGAAATAG
- the feoB gene encoding ferrous iron transport protein B gives MQKITAAIAGNPNCGKTTLFNAITGARHHVGNWPGVTVEKKTGIVKHQGTDVELVDLPGTYSLTAYTQEELVARNFLAEERPEVVVDVLNAGALERNLYLAVQIKEMGVPLVLALNMMDEVRRSGKEIDTERLSELTGCPVVETVGRTGEGKGDLLAAAARHANENQGDWESLRISYGPDLDPVLEEMESMIAEAGLLTDLVPARWTGIKYLEHDEDVVLKGRMADSELSQRLEKMAAKVAEHTKKTLNAEPDAIIADYRYGFIAGIVKHVVRYPVLDEDRISMSDNIDRFLTHKFLGPIIMLGVIYMIYKVTFTVGEIPMGWLETFFGWLGDTVSGIMPEGLLKSLIVSGIIDGVGGVLGFVPLIMFMFLMISALEDSGYVARMAYMLDRVFRTFGLHGTSVLPFIVSGGIAGGCAVPGVMSARALRSPREKLATLFVAPYMTCGAKVPVFLMLAAAFFPKEGAGVMLTITLTAWAMALIVARILRWTVIKGESTPFVMELPPYRIPTLRGVLIHTWERTWEYARKAGTVILGISILLWALMTFPQMPQDRVEAYEAQRAEIAQKIETVEASGAQNQVAELESRIETLENEQAEEALRGTFAGQIGTALEGVTKWAGFNWRVNIALVGGFAAKEVIVSTMGTAYSLGEVDPEEARPLAERLSTDPGFSKAAGLAMIIFVLLYAPCFVTVVTMARESSWSWAMFSVIGSTTLAYGLAVIVYQVARNFV, from the coding sequence ATGCAGAAGATAACTGCAGCCATCGCAGGCAACCCGAACTGCGGAAAAACGACCCTGTTCAACGCCATCACCGGAGCCCGGCATCACGTGGGCAACTGGCCGGGCGTCACCGTGGAAAAGAAAACCGGCATCGTGAAACATCAGGGGACCGATGTCGAACTCGTGGACCTGCCGGGAACCTACTCGCTTACCGCATACACGCAGGAAGAGCTCGTGGCCCGCAACTTTCTGGCCGAAGAGCGGCCGGAAGTGGTGGTGGACGTGCTCAACGCTGGGGCGCTGGAGCGCAACCTGTACCTCGCCGTTCAGATAAAGGAAATGGGCGTGCCGTTGGTGCTGGCCCTGAACATGATGGACGAGGTCAGAAGAAGCGGCAAGGAGATCGACACCGAGCGGCTCTCCGAACTGACCGGCTGCCCTGTGGTGGAAACCGTGGGCCGCACCGGTGAAGGCAAAGGCGACCTGCTTGCCGCAGCCGCGCGTCACGCCAACGAGAATCAGGGCGACTGGGAGTCGCTTCGCATCTCCTACGGCCCGGACCTTGATCCCGTGCTGGAGGAAATGGAATCCATGATCGCCGAGGCCGGTCTGCTCACCGATCTGGTTCCCGCGCGTTGGACCGGCATCAAATACCTTGAACACGACGAGGACGTGGTGCTCAAGGGTCGTATGGCCGACTCCGAACTTTCCCAGCGTCTGGAAAAGATGGCCGCCAAGGTCGCCGAACACACCAAGAAGACCCTCAATGCCGAGCCCGACGCCATCATCGCGGACTACCGCTACGGATTCATCGCCGGCATCGTCAAACACGTCGTACGCTACCCGGTTCTGGACGAGGACCGCATCAGCATGTCCGACAACATCGACCGTTTCCTGACTCACAAGTTCCTCGGCCCGATCATCATGCTGGGCGTCATCTACATGATCTACAAGGTGACCTTCACCGTGGGCGAAATACCCATGGGCTGGCTCGAAACATTCTTCGGATGGCTGGGTGATACGGTTTCCGGCATCATGCCCGAGGGGCTGCTGAAATCGCTGATCGTGTCCGGCATCATCGACGGCGTCGGCGGCGTGCTCGGCTTCGTCCCGCTGATCATGTTCATGTTCCTCATGATCTCCGCGCTGGAGGACTCCGGCTACGTGGCGCGCATGGCCTACATGCTCGACCGCGTGTTCCGCACCTTTGGCCTGCACGGCACCTCCGTGCTGCCGTTCATCGTCTCCGGCGGCATAGCAGGCGGTTGCGCGGTGCCGGGCGTCATGTCCGCCCGTGCGCTCAGAAGCCCGCGCGAGAAGCTGGCGACTCTGTTCGTGGCCCCGTACATGACCTGCGGCGCGAAAGTGCCCGTCTTCCTGATGCTTGCGGCCGCATTCTTCCCCAAAGAGGGCGCGGGCGTCATGCTGACTATCACCCTCACCGCGTGGGCCATGGCCCTGATCGTGGCGCGCATCCTGCGCTGGACGGTCATCAAGGGCGAGTCCACCCCGTTCGTCATGGAGCTGCCGCCGTACCGCATCCCCACACTGCGCGGCGTGCTGATCCACACCTGGGAGCGCACCTGGGAATACGCCCGCAAGGCCGGTACCGTCATCCTCGGCATCTCCATCCTGCTCTGGGCGCTTATGACCTTCCCCCAGATGCCGCAGGATCGCGTGGAAGCCTATGAAGCACAGCGCGCCGAAATCGCGCAGAAGATTGAAACCGTCGAGGCCTCCGGTGCGCAGAATCAGGTCGCCGAACTGGAAAGCCGTATCGAAACGCTCGAAAACGAGCAGGCCGAAGAAGCCCTTCGCGGCACCTTCGCCGGACAGATCGGCACCGCGCTCGAAGGCGTGACCAAGTGGGCTGGTTTCAACTGGCGCGTGAACATCGCTCTGGTGGGCGGATTCGCGGCTAAGGAAGTCATCGTGTCCACCATGGGCACCGCCTACTCCCTCGGCGAAGTGGACCCCGAAGAAGCGCGCCCGCTGGCCGAGCGTCTGTCCACGGACCCCGGCTTCAGCAAGGCCGCGGGGCTGGCCATGATCATCTTCGTGCTCCTCTACGCACCGTGCTTCGTTACCGTGGTGACCATGGCCCGGGAGTCGAGCTGGAGCTGGGCGATGTTCAGCGTGATCGGCTCCACAACACTGGCCTACGGGCTGGCGGTGATTGTCTATCAGGTAGCCAGAAACTTCGTCTGA
- a CDS encoding FeoA family protein, which translates to MGKAFCLREAGVNQKLKIVTVSAQGELGRRIRDMGLIPGTEVKVIGKAPLKDPVALRLKDFTLTLRNSEADHITVEPLED; encoded by the coding sequence ATGGGCAAGGCATTTTGTCTGCGAGAGGCAGGCGTCAACCAGAAGCTCAAGATCGTGACCGTTTCCGCACAAGGCGAGCTCGGGCGAAGAATCCGTGACATGGGCCTCATTCCCGGCACCGAGGTAAAGGTCATAGGAAAGGCGCCGCTCAAGGACCCCGTGGCACTGAGACTCAAGGACTTCACCCTCACTCTTCGAAACAGCGAAGCGGACCACATCACCGTCGAGCCGCTGGAGGACTAG
- a CDS encoding FeoB-associated Cys-rich membrane protein produces MTDIIIVGVIVAAAAFFVIRRFVKSATSSGSCGCSGCGSSCTPQQKQDCGGD; encoded by the coding sequence ATGACAGATATTATCATCGTCGGCGTGATCGTTGCGGCAGCGGCGTTCTTCGTCATCAGGCGCTTCGTCAAGAGCGCTACCTCTTCCGGATCCTGCGGATGCTCCGGCTGCGGCTCAAGCTGCACGCCCCAGCAGAAGCAGGACTGCGGCGGGGATTAA
- a CDS encoding pentapeptide repeat-containing protein has product MCEEYKWDDPQEPILCLLEDRKEYCLFHAPGDLKDHEALMDAAWERVNCVLEANVGRGENDQISCDLSGTAFGEDVDFGGMVFSTSDFRDAKFGGEADFMNATFGGKANFRNATFGGKADLWYAKFGGEANFRCAKFGGKAYFWNAKFGGKAYFRNAKFGGEAYFWNTKFGGKAYFMNATFEGEANFWYPEFGRKAYFRNATFGGETSFRNAEFGGKTYFGNATFGEKANFWYAKFRGEAYFTNATFGGEANFRYAKFESEAQFLLSTFSSFMIADKTAFEDKTLFEKATFQKNASFSQTTFKEVSFPLSRFYEEPVFDRADLRMAELLGAPVEDFRLMACKLPTRRGRRITYDARKVNGIGYFPLDNVNTVSTLEETPPPGHLEDLYRRLKKVARREYDETLASDFHYAEKEMQRHRGWDMLTNCERTRENNHGFCLRDRARGLGLWLVLSLYRFISGYGESPLRAFGALMLLVLLPGALMHPLPVHLPLWLAIIGLMAFPKGFFLPFWLGAASLWFLPHIPNSLENLDLGASWLHFIPLVKLPKAAEFDWLPRALMLCSQVAITLQAALFGFALRNRFRR; this is encoded by the coding sequence ATGTGTGAAGAATATAAATGGGATGACCCGCAGGAGCCGATCCTGTGTCTGCTTGAGGACCGCAAGGAATACTGTCTTTTCCATGCACCGGGCGATTTGAAGGATCATGAAGCGCTTATGGATGCCGCCTGGGAGCGGGTGAACTGTGTGCTGGAAGCCAACGTCGGCCGGGGGGAAAATGATCAGATTTCATGTGATTTAAGCGGTACGGCCTTTGGTGAAGACGTGGATTTTGGCGGAATGGTCTTTTCTACAAGCGACTTCAGGGATGCCAAGTTCGGGGGGGAAGCCGACTTCATGAACGCCACGTTCGGGGGGAAAGCCAACTTCAGGAACGCCACGTTCGGGGGGAAAGCCGACTTATGGTACGCCAAGTTCGGGGGGGAGGCCAACTTCAGGTGCGCCAAGTTCGGGGGGAAAGCCTACTTCTGGAACGCCAAGTTCGGGGGGAAAGCCTACTTCAGGAACGCCAAGTTCGGGGGGGAAGCCTACTTCTGGAACACCAAGTTCGGGGGGAAAGCCTACTTCATGAACGCCACGTTTGAGGGGGAAGCCAACTTCTGGTACCCCGAGTTCGGGAGGAAAGCCTACTTCAGGAACGCCACGTTCGGGGGGGAAACCTCCTTCAGGAACGCCGAGTTCGGGGGGAAAACCTACTTCGGGAACGCCACGTTCGGGGAGAAAGCCAACTTCTGGTACGCCAAGTTCAGGGGGGAAGCCTACTTCACGAACGCCACGTTCGGGGGGGAAGCCAACTTCAGGTACGCCAAGTTCGAGAGCGAAGCTCAATTTCTTTTATCCACCTTTTCTTCTTTCATGATCGCTGACAAAACGGCCTTTGAAGATAAAACCTTGTTTGAAAAAGCCACGTTTCAAAAAAACGCCTCTTTTTCCCAGACCACATTCAAGGAAGTGTCCTTCCCTTTGTCCCGGTTTTACGAGGAGCCCGTCTTTGACCGGGCTGACCTTCGCATGGCCGAGCTGCTTGGTGCACCTGTAGAAGACTTTCGGCTCATGGCCTGCAAGCTGCCCACGCGACGCGGCAGGCGCATAACCTATGATGCGCGCAAGGTGAACGGAATTGGCTATTTTCCGCTGGACAACGTGAACACAGTTAGCACCCTAGAAGAAACTCCGCCGCCGGGGCACCTTGAAGACCTCTACCGCCGCCTGAAAAAAGTCGCCCGCCGGGAGTATGACGAGACGCTGGCCTCGGATTTCCATTATGCGGAAAAGGAGATGCAACGCCACCGAGGCTGGGACATGCTGACCAACTGCGAACGCACCCGGGAAAACAACCACGGCTTCTGTCTTCGCGACCGGGCGAGAGGGCTCGGACTCTGGCTTGTTCTATCCCTGTACCGCTTCATCAGCGGTTACGGCGAGTCGCCTCTGCGCGCCTTTGGGGCACTTATGTTGCTAGTCCTGCTCCCCGGCGCGCTCATGCACCCCCTGCCTGTTCATTTGCCGCTGTGGCTTGCCATTATCGGTTTGATGGCCTTTCCGAAGGGCTTTTTTCTCCCGTTTTGGCTTGGGGCAGCCTCTTTGTGGTTTCTTCCCCACATACCAAATTCATTGGAGAATCTGGACCTCGGCGCGAGCTGGTTGCATTTTATTCCGCTGGTGAAATTGCCAAAGGCGGCCGAATTCGACTGGCTGCCGAGGGCGCTCATGCTCTGCTCTCAGGTCGCCATCACCCTCCAGGCGGCGCTGTTCGGTTTCGCGCTGCGCAACAGGTTCCGGCGATAG